Genomic segment of Dromiciops gliroides isolate mDroGli1 chromosome 3, mDroGli1.pri, whole genome shotgun sequence:
AAGCAGGCATGGGAGGAGCAGCGTGTAGCAGGGTAGACCCTGCCAATACTCCAGCTAATGAGGTTAAAGCTATGATATTGCAGAAGATGCCAAGGGTTTTAGAAAACTCCACCTTTATAAACTGGTGTGTTTTTGGgcgggggttgttttgtttttggtttagaGAGTAGGTCCCATGATCTGGCCTAGGCTGGGGGTGCAGCAGTCACTCAGGGGCCCAATCCAACTACTAAGCACAGGAGTTGTGACCTCACTTCCAACCTAGGTGGGCCCATtcttccttaggcagcctggtaggCCAGGGGCTCCCCACACTGGCACATGACCTAGTATGAACGCCCGATTGGCTGTGGCCCTCCTGCAGCTCAGAACACCAGAGACCCAGTgctccaccagcctcagcctccctaaAAGCAGAGATCGCAGGTGAGTGGGTGAGTGGTTCGAGTGCTGCATGGCCCTTGGCCACCTGCCCCACTTTAGTGCAGAACAATAGCATTATTTCTCTGGTTTAATGGCCTAAGGGGATGAGACCACAAGCTCAGAATCCTTGCAAACAGTTTCTTCCAAGAATCTGGCGGAGCTGTTGCTGTCTGTCCTCCTGCTGCTGTGGGAACATGGGGATATGAGGGCACTTCCCAGCCTGGTGCCAAGGAAGAAGCCTTCTGGCTCTGGCCCGGAGGCAGAGGCTCCCTGACTGGCTTGGGCTGAAGGTGGCCACCTGAGCTCCTGCCTTGGGTTTAAAAGCACACCTCTCCCTGTAGCAGTATCCATGGTCAGGGATCTACAGCTGACCTCAGACTTTGAGGCTAGGCCAGAGGAACTGGACACACCAATGGACAAAAAAGTGATAGCTTCAGGGGCTAATGAGGCTTGCTGGGCCAGAAAGTCCCCTGATGCGCTGTCTGGAGGCAGCAAGACAACAACTGAGACCAGTCTAGGTGGAGGGGGCAGCCCTTGGgggcctggggaggggggcagtgccCGCTTGCCAGAGTCCAGAGCCAGGGCATCGGTGAAGGAGGCTCTGGTGGGGGCTTGGGAGGGAGTCTGCCCTTCACTCCTGGCTctttttcttgtgctttttcttcttcctcttgctgTCCTTTGCCACACGTCTCGACTTCTTGATGGCCGTTTCCCCCTCGCTGCTGTCAGAGTCGGAGTCGCTGGATGAGGAGAACTTCTTgctcttgtgtttctttttctttttcttttcctggtcaGAGGGGATGGACAGAAGACAATCAAACTCACTGCAGGGACCGGCCGTACCTTTAAAAATCAGACATGTAATAAACAGAGTGTACACTTACACCCACCTGCAGTTAATAGAGTGCTTCACCTGTCTTACCTGATCTGATCTTGACCACACACCCAGGGGGTTGGTGGGGTAGGTTTTATCCCCAGTCCATTTCTATGGGGAAACTGATCCGTGCTCAGAGAGtttaggtcacacagcttgaaGACGGCAGAGCCCCAGCTgggatccaggtcttctgattttacACCCAAAGTGTTTCCCACTATATCATACATCACTTGGCTTCCCAGCACCAAACCCAAGGGTTAGGAAGGCCAGGCGTGCAGCTGCCCAGGACATAGTGGGGAGAGAGGATACAGTGACTTCTTACAAATGTACAATTTGAATGCCAGATAATTCTGGCATGAAGAGATCTATTATGGGATAAGTGAAGTTGAAAGGGTTGCCCGAGAAGCCT
This window contains:
- the ZCCHC17 gene encoding nucleolar protein of 40 kDa isoform X2; the encoded protein is MSSCRVDKPSEIVDVGDKVWVKLIGREMRDDKVKLSLSMKVVNQGTGKDLDPNNIITDQEERGGRGPSRINTGQKITLEAVLNTTCKKCGCKGHFAKDCFMQPGGTKYSLIPEEEEEEEEEDAAATEREGREKSVHTENTSQKRKKVRPVPAVSLIVFCPSPLTRKRKRKRNTRARSSPHPATPTLTAARGKRPSRSRDVWQRTARGRRKSTRKRARSEGQTPSQAPTRASFTDALALDSGKRALPPSPGPQGLPPPPRLVSVVVLLPPDSASGDFLAQQASLAPEAITFLSIGVSSSSGLASKSEVSCRSLTMDTATGRGVLLNPRQELRWPPSAQASQGASASGPEPEGFFLGTRLGSALISPCSHSSRRTDSNSSARFLEETVCKDSELVVSSP
- the ZCCHC17 gene encoding nucleolar protein of 40 kDa isoform X1; its protein translation is MNPGRYESLDDLPDLYTIFRGEVVTVTEYGAFIKIPGCKKQGLVHRTHMSSCRVDKPSEIVDVGDKVWVKLIGREMRDDKVKLSLSMKVVNQGTGKDLDPNNIITDQEERGGRGPSRINTGQKITLEAVLNTTCKKCGCKGHFAKDCFMQPGGTKYSLIPEEEEEEEEEDAAATEREGREKSVHTENTSQKRKKVRPVPAVSLIVFCPSPLTRKRKRKRNTRARSSPHPATPTLTAARGKRPSRSRDVWQRTARGRRKSTRKRARSEGQTPSQAPTRASFTDALALDSGKRALPPSPGPQGLPPPPRLVSVVVLLPPDSASGDFLAQQASLAPEAITFLSIGVSSSSGLASKSEVSCRSLTMDTATGRGVLLNPRQELRWPPSAQASQGASASGPEPEGFFLGTRLGSALISPCSHSSRRTDSNSSARFLEETVCKDSELVVSSP